The following are from one region of the Actinomyces sp. oral taxon 897 genome:
- a CDS encoding glycogen/starch/alpha-glucan phosphorylase, with protein sequence MTQNLVTTVPSAVRSVSGHPAEASTQMEVWQGLSAAVVDAIADNWYTTDQRYRAGRMEHYFSAEFLMGRALLNNLTNLGLVRQAQEAVGAFGQNLSEILEQEPDAALGNGGLGRLAACFLDSCATLDLPVAGYGILYRYGLFKQLFSDGFQTEHPDPWMEEGYPFVIRREEAQRIVTYNDLTVRAIPYDMPITGYGTRNVNTLRLWRAESMEEFDYDAFNSQRFTDAIVERERTADISRVLYPNDTTYEGKVLRVRQQYFFCSASLQEIVENYVTHHGDDLSGFADFNSVQLNDTHPVLAIPELMRLLMDEHHLSWDAAWDVVSHTFAYTNHTVLAEALETWEISIFERLFPRILEIVYEIDRRFRAELAGRGVDQGTIDYIAPVSGGKVHMAWIACYASYSINGVAALHTEILKRETLAPWHAIWPERFNNKTNGVTPRRWLRQCNPRLSALLDEVTGSDAWVKDLSVLGDYTDAATDAVLDRLAEVKHANKVDFAAWVRTREGVEIDPDAIFDVQIKRLHEYKRQLLNAIYILDLYFRMKQDPSLVVPPRVFIFGAKAASGYIRAKGVIKLINAIAKLVNNDPVVSRTLKVVFVHNYNVSSAEHIIPAADVSEQISTAGKEASGTSNMKFMMNGALTLGTLDGANVEILDAVGADNAYIFGATEEELPALRASYNPVWHYENVPGLKRALDALTDGTLDDNGSGWFADLRRSLLEPSYEPADVYYVLGDFSAYRETKDAMAADYADTRAWQRRVWVNITRSGRFSSDRTISDYAREVWRIDPEPIA encoded by the coding sequence ATGACGCAGAACCTGGTGACGACCGTCCCCTCCGCGGTGCGATCCGTCTCTGGTCACCCCGCCGAGGCCTCGACCCAGATGGAGGTCTGGCAGGGCCTGTCCGCCGCCGTCGTGGACGCCATCGCGGACAACTGGTACACCACCGACCAGCGCTACCGCGCTGGCCGCATGGAGCACTACTTCTCCGCCGAGTTCCTCATGGGACGTGCCCTGCTCAACAACCTCACCAACCTGGGCCTGGTCCGGCAGGCCCAGGAGGCCGTGGGCGCCTTCGGTCAGAACCTCTCCGAGATCCTGGAGCAGGAGCCCGACGCCGCCCTGGGCAACGGGGGCCTGGGACGCCTGGCCGCCTGTTTCCTGGACTCCTGCGCCACCCTGGACCTGCCGGTGGCCGGCTACGGCATCCTGTACCGCTACGGGCTGTTCAAGCAGCTCTTCTCCGACGGCTTCCAGACCGAGCACCCCGACCCCTGGATGGAGGAGGGCTACCCCTTTGTCATCCGTCGTGAGGAGGCCCAGCGCATTGTCACCTACAACGACCTGACCGTGCGCGCCATCCCCTACGACATGCCCATTACCGGCTACGGCACCAGGAACGTGAACACGCTGCGCCTGTGGCGGGCGGAGTCGATGGAGGAGTTCGACTACGACGCCTTCAACTCCCAGCGCTTCACCGACGCCATTGTGGAGCGTGAGCGCACCGCCGACATCTCCCGCGTCCTGTACCCCAACGACACCACCTACGAGGGCAAGGTCCTGCGGGTGCGCCAGCAGTACTTCTTCTGCTCCGCCTCCCTGCAGGAGATCGTGGAGAACTACGTGACCCACCACGGGGACGACCTGAGCGGGTTCGCCGACTTCAACTCCGTCCAGCTCAACGACACCCACCCGGTCCTGGCCATCCCCGAGCTCATGCGCCTGCTCATGGACGAGCACCACCTGAGCTGGGACGCCGCCTGGGACGTGGTGAGCCACACCTTCGCCTACACCAACCACACGGTGCTGGCCGAGGCCCTGGAGACCTGGGAGATCTCCATCTTCGAGCGCCTCTTCCCGCGCATCCTGGAGATCGTCTACGAGATCGACCGCCGCTTCCGTGCCGAGCTCGCCGGACGCGGCGTGGACCAGGGCACCATCGACTACATCGCCCCGGTCTCCGGCGGCAAGGTCCACATGGCGTGGATCGCCTGCTACGCCTCCTACTCCATCAACGGCGTGGCCGCCCTCCACACCGAGATCCTCAAGCGCGAGACCCTGGCCCCCTGGCACGCCATCTGGCCCGAGCGCTTCAACAACAAGACCAACGGCGTCACCCCGCGCCGCTGGCTGCGCCAGTGCAACCCGCGCCTGTCCGCCCTGCTGGACGAGGTCACCGGCTCGGACGCCTGGGTCAAGGACCTGTCCGTCCTGGGCGACTACACCGACGCCGCCACCGACGCCGTCCTGGACCGCCTGGCCGAGGTCAAGCACGCCAACAAGGTGGACTTCGCCGCCTGGGTCAGGACGCGCGAGGGGGTCGAGATCGACCCCGACGCCATCTTCGACGTCCAGATCAAGCGCCTCCACGAGTACAAGCGCCAGCTGCTCAACGCGATCTACATCCTGGACCTCTACTTCCGCATGAAGCAGGACCCCTCCCTGGTGGTCCCGCCGCGGGTCTTCATCTTCGGCGCCAAGGCCGCCTCCGGGTACATCCGCGCCAAGGGCGTCATTAAGCTCATTAACGCTATTGCCAAGCTGGTCAACAACGACCCGGTGGTCTCCCGCACCCTCAAGGTCGTCTTCGTCCACAACTACAACGTCTCGTCGGCCGAGCACATTATCCCGGCCGCCGACGTCTCCGAGCAGATCTCCACGGCCGGCAAGGAGGCGTCGGGCACCTCCAATATGAAGTTCATGATGAACGGCGCCCTGACCCTGGGCACGCTCGACGGCGCCAACGTGGAGATCCTCGACGCCGTCGGGGCGGACAACGCCTACATCTTCGGCGCCACCGAGGAGGAGCTGCCCGCCCTGCGGGCGAGCTACAACCCGGTGTGGCACTACGAGAACGTGCCCGGCCTCAAGCGGGCCCTGGACGCCCTGACCGACGGCACCCTGGACGACAACGGCTCGGGCTGGTTCGCCGACCTGCGCCGCAGCCTCCTGGAGCCCTCCTACGAGCCCGCCGACGTCTACTACGTCCTGGGCGACTTCAGCGCCTACCGCGAGACCAAGGACGCCATGGCCGCCGACTACGCCGACACCCGCGCCTGGCAGCGCCGAGTCTGGGTGAACATCACCCGCTCGGGACGCTTCTCCTCGGACCGCACCATTAGCGACTACGCCCGCGAGGTCTGGAGGATCGACCCCGAGCCGATCGCCTGA
- a CDS encoding tetratricopeptide repeat protein has protein sequence MSMFGAVDLSTLAPKAGASGAPDAPSAAPAASHRPPDGGVPAPLVVDVTAGNLRDVAEVSTQVPVVLVLYTRRSEPSTKVAALAERLVQDYAGRFELGLVDVDVAPEVAQALQATAVPCALALVSGQPLPVFQGTVEETQLRGLLDRVLQVAASHGVNGHLALDGDAEAAREPEETEVERQAREAVERGDYAAAEEVYRHAIAQDPTNESLQVARDQVRLMARLDGQDPHALLAAADADPADVEAALAGADAALALGDVDAALGRALEAVRSHQGDERERARLRLLEIFALVGTTSPRVARARRQLATMLY, from the coding sequence ATGAGCATGTTCGGTGCCGTTGACCTGTCCACCCTCGCTCCCAAGGCAGGTGCGTCCGGGGCCCCGGACGCCCCCTCCGCGGCACCTGCCGCCTCCCACCGGCCCCCGGACGGGGGCGTCCCCGCGCCCCTGGTCGTGGACGTCACGGCGGGGAACCTGCGGGACGTGGCCGAGGTCTCTACCCAGGTCCCGGTCGTCCTGGTGCTCTACACCCGGCGCTCGGAGCCCTCCACGAAGGTGGCCGCGCTCGCGGAGCGTCTGGTCCAGGACTACGCGGGCCGCTTTGAGCTGGGGCTGGTGGACGTGGACGTCGCACCGGAGGTGGCCCAGGCCCTCCAGGCCACCGCCGTGCCCTGCGCCCTGGCCCTCGTGTCGGGCCAGCCCCTGCCTGTCTTCCAGGGGACGGTTGAGGAGACCCAGCTGCGCGGGCTGCTCGACCGGGTCCTCCAGGTCGCGGCCTCCCACGGCGTCAACGGCCACCTGGCCCTGGACGGGGACGCCGAGGCGGCCCGGGAGCCGGAGGAGACCGAGGTGGAGCGTCAGGCGCGTGAGGCCGTGGAGCGGGGTGACTACGCCGCCGCCGAGGAGGTCTACAGGCACGCCATCGCCCAGGACCCCACCAACGAGTCCCTGCAGGTCGCCCGCGACCAGGTACGACTCATGGCCCGCCTGGACGGCCAGGACCCCCACGCCCTCCTGGCGGCTGCCGACGCCGACCCCGCCGACGTGGAGGCGGCCCTGGCCGGGGCCGACGCCGCCCTGGCCCTGGGGGACGTTGACGCGGCCCTGGGACGTGCCCTGGAGGCGGTGCGCTCCCACCAGGGTGACGAGCGTGAGCGGGCCCGCCTGCGGCTGCTGGAGATCTTCGCCCTGGTCGGCACCACCAGTCCCCGGGTGGCCCGGGCCCGGCGCCAGCTCGCCACCATGCTGTACTGA
- the ispG gene encoding flavodoxin-dependent (E)-4-hydroxy-3-methylbut-2-enyl-diphosphate synthase, producing MTDTISLGIPAVREVRPVLGERRPTRRIQVGDVAVGGGAPVSVQSMTTTKTHDIGSTLQQIAELTAAGCDIVRVACPTDKDAAALPVIAKQSRIPVIADIHFNPKYVFAAIKAGCGAVRVNPGNIRKFDDQVAAICKAASDHGVSLRIGVNAGSLDRRLLKKYGKATPEALVESATWEAGLFEENDFHDFKISVKHHDVVTMVQAYRLLSEKGDWPLHLGVTEAGPAFQGTIKSAAAFGTLLAEGIGDTIRVSLSAPPVEEVKVGTKLLEFMGLRERKLEIVSCPSCGRAQVDVWTLAESVEDGLKDITAPLRVAVMGCVVNGPGEAREADLGCASGNGKGQIFVAGKVVETVPESQVVETLLRHAREMADQMRDELGEEALEGTRPQVVPV from the coding sequence GTGACTGACACGATCTCCCTTGGTATCCCTGCCGTCCGTGAAGTCCGCCCCGTCCTCGGAGAACGCCGGCCCACCCGTCGCATCCAGGTCGGCGACGTGGCCGTAGGGGGCGGGGCTCCCGTCTCCGTTCAGTCCATGACCACCACCAAGACCCACGACATCGGCTCCACCCTCCAGCAGATCGCCGAGCTCACCGCCGCCGGCTGCGACATTGTGCGCGTGGCCTGCCCCACGGACAAGGACGCCGCCGCCCTGCCGGTCATTGCCAAGCAGTCGCGCATCCCGGTGATCGCTGACATCCACTTCAACCCCAAGTACGTCTTCGCCGCCATTAAGGCCGGCTGCGGGGCGGTGCGCGTCAACCCCGGCAATATCCGCAAGTTCGACGACCAGGTCGCCGCCATCTGCAAGGCCGCCTCCGACCACGGGGTCTCCCTGCGCATTGGCGTCAACGCCGGCTCCCTGGACCGGCGCCTGCTCAAGAAGTACGGCAAGGCCACCCCCGAGGCCCTGGTGGAGTCCGCCACCTGGGAGGCCGGCCTGTTCGAGGAGAACGACTTCCACGACTTCAAGATCTCTGTCAAGCACCACGACGTGGTCACCATGGTCCAGGCCTACCGGCTCCTGAGCGAGAAGGGCGACTGGCCCCTGCACCTGGGGGTCACCGAGGCCGGCCCCGCCTTCCAGGGCACCATCAAGTCCGCGGCGGCCTTCGGCACCCTCCTGGCCGAGGGGATCGGCGACACCATCCGCGTGTCCCTGTCCGCCCCGCCGGTGGAGGAGGTCAAGGTCGGCACCAAGCTCCTGGAGTTCATGGGCCTGCGCGAGCGCAAGCTGGAGATCGTCTCCTGCCCCTCGTGCGGGCGCGCCCAGGTGGACGTGTGGACCCTGGCGGAGTCCGTCGAGGACGGGCTCAAGGACATTACCGCCCCCCTGCGCGTGGCCGTCATGGGGTGCGTCGTCAACGGCCCCGGTGAGGCCCGGGAGGCCGACCTGGGCTGCGCCTCGGGCAACGGCAAGGGCCAGATCTTCGTGGCGGGCAAGGTGGTGGAGACCGTCCCGGAGAGCCAGGTGGTCGAGACCCTCCTGCGGCACGCCCGGGAGATGGCCGACCAGATGAGGGACGAGCTCGGCGAGGAGGCCCTGGAGGGCACCCGTCCGCAGGTCGTGCCCGTCTGA